Below is a genomic region from Primulina eburnea isolate SZY01 chromosome 9, ASM2296580v1, whole genome shotgun sequence.
CGATAAACGAGGTATCGATGACAGATGTTGACATGACTTTTGGGGGTGAGGATTTGGAATCCCCTCGGGGAGAACACAACGATGCCTTAATAATTTCTGCTACGATTTCTAATTTTTGGGTGAAAAAAATATTGGTAGACTCAGGAAGCTCAGCAGATATCATTTTTCATGAGGCATTCTAGAAGCTGGGTCTAGGCAATGTCCAGCTAGCGCAAGTGAAAACACCTCTCGTCGGTTTTGCAGGAAAGGTGGTTGAAGCCATGGGAAATGTTATTTTACCCATTTCATTGGGATCTTATCCAAGGCGGAGCACGAAAATGGTAAAGTTTCTAGTGGTGAAAGCTCCCTCGGCCTACAACGTAATACTAGGCCGTCCAAGCCTAAACTTGTTTCGCGCCATCGCATCCACTTATCACATGAAATTGAAGTTCCCGACTTCTGACGGAGCAGGAGAAGCAGTTGGAGATAGCAGGCTTGCTAGAGAATGTCATGCTTTTATTTTGCAAGACGCGGTGGAAACTCGGAGGAGGCAAGGCCCGGGGATAGATTCCATAAAAGGGAAGAAGCAAAAGCTTGAGCAAGATTCAAGCGACAATGGAGTATACCTCGTAGAGGGAGAGTCAGAGGATAGAGAAAGAATGACCGCAGCGGAGGCTCTCAAACGCATTGAAATAGTACCAGGTGACCCGAAAAGAACCCTCAAGATCGGATCCGATCTGTCAGAAGGGGTGGAGAGCACTTTAGTAGCTTTCTTGCAACGCAACGCCGATGCATTCGCCTGGGGTGACGGGCCATTACTTGGGATACCCCCTGAGTACGCGCTCCATCATCTTAATTTGAATCCACAGATGAAACCAATTAAGCAAAAAAAGAGGTCTTTTGGCCCGGAGAAAAACAAACGTATAGCCGAAGAAGTTGAAAAACTCATAAGAGCCAACTACATCAGACCTGTGTCATACCCGGAGTGGTTGGCAAATGTTGTTCTGGTCCCAAAAAACGGTGGAAAATGGCGTCTTTGCATAGATTTCACTGATTTAAACAAGGCATGCCCCAAAGATCTTTTCCCATTACCTCGAATCGATTTATTGGTTGACTCGACTGCAGGATGCGAACTGCTCAGTTTTCTCGATGCCCACCAAGGGTACAATCAGATAAGATTGGCACCCGAGGATCAAGAAAAAGCAAGTTTCATCACCGATTGAGGGATCTATTGCTATGAGGTGATGTCCTTTGGACTTAAGAACGCTGGAGCAACATATCAGCGATTGGTGAACAAGATGTTTGCAAACATGATTGGGAGGAACATGGAAGTATATATAGACGACATGCTTGTGAAAAGTGTTCAGGCAGTCAAGCATTTGGATGACCTCGAAGAATGTTTTGGAATGTTACGAAAGTATCAAATGAAGCTGAATCCGGAAAAATGTTCTTTCGGTGTACGGGGTGGCAAGTTCCTTGGATTCATGGTCTCACAAAGAGGAATAGAAGCAAACCCCGAGAAGATAAAGGCGATCTTATGCATGAGTCCGCCACGAAGTGTGAAAGGGGTACAAGAATTAATGGGGAGAATGATTGCGTTGAATCGTTTCATTTCCAGAGCTGCAGACAAAGGTCTGCCCTTTTTCAGAATTCTAAGACAGGGAAAGGGGTTCAAGTGGTCGGAGGAATGTCAGCAGGCATTCGAAGAGCTGAAGAAGTATTTGACTACACCACTACTTCTGACAAAGCCCCAATCATGGGACATGTTGTTGCTCTATCTGGCAACCTCGTCCGACGCGATCAGTGTTGTGCTCGTGGTGAATGTGAGAAGAGAGCATAGACCCATATATTACGTCAGTCGGACATTGCAAGGGGCAGAGCTCCGATATACCAACATTGAGAAATTAGCACTAGCCTTAGTAACTGCAACGAGGAAATTACGCCCATACTTACTATGTCACCAAGTGGTCGTGCTTACCAATCACCCTCTCAAGCAAGTGCTATCTGGTCTAGAGGCATCTGGACGAATGGTTAAGTGCGCTGTTGAGCTGAGCGAATTTGGAATTGAATTTCAACCTCGCCCAGCTATTAAAGCACAGGTCCTCGCAGATTTTCTCGTTGAAATGACGACAAATGAAGCAGAGTGCTCCATCCCAACTTGGGTGGTCTATGTTGACGGATCCTCCACCGTGCATGGGAGTGGAGCCGGGGTGGTGCTAGAGAGTCCTCAAGGTGATATATTTCAGTATTCTATCAAATTTCTGTTTTCTGCATCAAACAATGAGGCCGAGTACGAAGCGCTCATAGCAGGAATTAAGTTGGCCCTATCGGCTGGAGCGAGAAGTTTAGTGGTGCATAGTGATTCTAAGTTGGTCGTTAACCAGGTCAAGGGAACTTATGAAGCCAAAGAGGAAAAGATGACCGAGTACGTGACTCGGGTCAATGAGTTACTCGCTCTTGTAGAGAGTTATGACATAAAACAAGTGCCTAGGGCAAAAAATGAAGTGGCAGACCGTCTAGCTAAATTAGCTAGTTCTTGGACAAACATCGACAGTAGGAAGATCACTTTCTTGACAATCAGTAAGGAGGAAGCAGAAGAGACCACATGCAATATATTGTGCTTAGAAGGACAAGAACCAAGTTGGAAAGACGAAATTCTTACCTACCTGAAGCGCAACGATCTTCCCCAAGATCCTGCCGTCGAACGCAAGCTAAGGGTAAGAGCTGCGCGATTCACAATCATAGATGGAGAGCTCTACAAACGAGGCTATAGTCAACCATTTCTGAAGTGCCTAACTCCGAGCAAGGCTGATTACGTTCTCCGCGAGATCCACGAAGGGATTTGTGGAAACCACTTAGGAGGAAAAGCATTGGCCGGGAAAACCTTACGACATGGTTACTTTTGGCCGACCATGAAGAAAGACGCATTAGAATTGGCGAAGCACTGTCGAGCTTGCCAAGAGCATGCCAATCTCTACCATCAACCCGCGACGTTGCTGCAACCACTGGAAAGTCCCCTGCCTTTTGCCCAGTGGGGAATGGACTTGGTAGGACCTTTTCCCCCAGCTACGGGACAGAGAAAATTTCTCATAGTTGCCGTAGATTACTTCACAAAGTGGGTTGAAGCAGAGGCGTTGGCGAAAATTTCGGAGAAAGAAGTGATAAGCTTCTTGTGAAAAAACATAGTGTGTAGATTCGGGATTCCCCGAGCGCTGATCTCGGATAATGGCACTCAGTTCTCTGGAGGAAAATTAAAGGAATGGTGTGGAGGTCTCTCTATCAGGCAGTTCTTTACATCGGTTGGAAATCCACAAGCCAATGGGCAAACAGAGTTAACTAACCGAACTATATTGCAGCATCTGAAGACCCGTCTCGGCAAGGCTAAAGGCAATTGGGTGGAAGAATTGCCAAGCACCTTGTGGGCGTACCGAACTACACCTCGCACGTCGACAGGGGAGTCTCCTTTCAATCTAGTACACGGTGTCGAAGCCGTAGCCCCCGCCGAGATAGGAGAGACCTCGTTAAGGGTAAAACAATACATGCCACTCGAGAACGATCAGGCCCTTCGAGCCTCTTTGGATATGATCGATT
It encodes:
- the LOC140842128 gene encoding uncharacterized protein, yielding MVKFLVVKAPSAYNVILGRPSLNLFRAIASTYHMKLKFPTSDGAGEAVGDSRLARECHAFILQDAVETRRRQGPGIDSIKGKKQKLEQDSSDNGVYLVEGESEDRERMTAAEALKRIEIVPGDPKRTLKIGSDLSEGVESTLVAFLQRNADAFAWGDGPLLGIPPEYALHHLNLNPQMKPIKQKKRSFGPEKNKRIAEEVEKLIRANYIRPVSYPEWLANVVLVPKNGGKWRLCIDFTDLNKACPKDLFPLPRIDLLVDSTAGCELLSFLDAHQGYNQIRLAPEDQEKASFITD